The proteins below are encoded in one region of Streptomyces roseirectus:
- a CDS encoding sugar ABC transporter substrate-binding protein, with translation MNATMRRFAIGATAVSMALAMAACGKAGDDKDSGSDASSAGTGSGGGSKSIGLLLPDTVTARYEKFDKPYFEDKVKALCADCKVEYANAAASATMQAQQVSNMITKGVKVIVVSAQDSAAIKSSIQAAVDKGVKVVAYDRLAQGPVSGYVSFDNVKVGELQGQALLTSLGAKATKASKIVMINGDDADPNAAQFKEGAHKALDGKVTIAYEQSGLWKDTVAAQKMSAAITQIGAKNIAGVYSANDGMSGGIANTLKGAGISGIPLTGQDAELAGIQRIVAGTQSSTVYKAFKPEAEAAATMAVDLLNGKDISSLATTTLTSGSGNKVPSQLLTPVSVTKANIKDTVVKDGLYTAAQICTGEFAAPCKAAGLQ, from the coding sequence ATGAACGCAACGATGCGTAGATTCGCCATCGGCGCCACCGCCGTCTCCATGGCCCTCGCGATGGCCGCGTGCGGCAAGGCGGGCGACGACAAGGACAGCGGCAGCGACGCGTCGTCCGCAGGCACCGGCTCCGGCGGTGGCAGCAAGTCCATCGGGCTGCTCCTCCCCGACACCGTGACCGCGCGGTACGAGAAGTTCGACAAGCCGTACTTCGAGGACAAGGTCAAGGCCCTCTGCGCCGACTGCAAGGTCGAGTACGCGAACGCCGCCGCCAGCGCCACCATGCAGGCCCAGCAGGTCAGCAACATGATCACCAAGGGCGTCAAGGTGATCGTGGTCTCCGCCCAGGACTCCGCCGCGATCAAGTCCTCCATCCAGGCCGCGGTCGACAAGGGCGTCAAGGTCGTCGCGTACGACCGCCTCGCCCAGGGCCCGGTCTCCGGCTACGTCTCCTTCGACAACGTCAAGGTCGGCGAGCTCCAGGGCCAGGCGCTGCTCACCTCGCTCGGCGCGAAGGCCACCAAGGCGTCCAAGATCGTCATGATCAACGGCGACGACGCCGACCCGAACGCCGCGCAGTTCAAGGAAGGCGCCCACAAGGCCCTCGACGGCAAGGTCACCATCGCCTACGAGCAGTCGGGCCTGTGGAAGGACACCGTCGCCGCGCAGAAGATGTCCGCCGCGATCACGCAGATCGGCGCGAAGAACATCGCCGGCGTCTACTCCGCCAACGACGGCATGTCCGGCGGCATCGCCAACACCCTCAAGGGCGCCGGCATCAGCGGCATCCCGCTGACCGGCCAGGACGCGGAGCTCGCGGGCATCCAGCGCATCGTCGCCGGCACCCAGTCCTCCACCGTCTACAAGGCGTTCAAGCCCGAGGCCGAGGCCGCCGCGACCATGGCGGTCGACCTGCTGAACGGCAAGGACATCTCCTCCCTCGCCACCACCACCCTGACCAGCGGCTCCGGCAACAAGGTGCCCTCGCAGCTGCTGACCCCGGTCTCGGTGACCAAGGCCAACATCAAGGACACCGTCGTCAAGGACGGTCTCTACACCGCCGCGCAGATCTGCACCGGCGAGTTCGCGGCCCCCTGCAAGGCCGCCGGCCTCCAGTAG
- a CDS encoding ROK family transcriptional regulator — translation METPGSQSSLHRANLERVVRAVRLAGSLTQAEIARTTGLSAATVSNIVRELKEGGTVEVTPTSAGGRRARSVSLSGDAGIVIGVDFGHTHLRVAVGNLAHQVLAEEAEPLDVDASSAQGFDRAEQLVSRLIEATGVDRSKIAGVGLGVPGPIDLESGTLGSSAILPGWIGTRPAEELRGRLGVPVHVDNDANLGALGEMVWGSGRGVRDLAYIKVASGVGAGLVINGRIYRGPGGTAGEIGHITLDESGPVCRCGNRGCLETFTAARYVLPLLRPSHGPELTVEGMVRLARDGDPGCRRVIADVGRHIGSGVANLCNLLNPSRVVLGGDLAEAGELVLGPIRESVGRYAIPSAARQLTVLPGALGGRAEVLGALALALSEMGDSTLLDGTLTSATPAFT, via the coding sequence GTGGAGACTCCAGGGTCGCAGTCGTCACTGCACCGAGCCAACCTGGAGCGGGTCGTACGGGCCGTCCGGCTGGCCGGATCCCTCACCCAGGCGGAGATCGCCCGCACGACCGGCCTGTCCGCCGCGACCGTCTCCAACATCGTCCGGGAGTTGAAGGAAGGCGGGACCGTCGAGGTCACGCCCACGTCGGCGGGCGGCCGCAGGGCGCGCAGCGTCAGCCTCAGCGGGGACGCCGGCATCGTCATCGGGGTCGACTTCGGCCACACGCACCTCAGGGTCGCCGTCGGCAACCTCGCCCACCAGGTGCTCGCCGAGGAGGCCGAGCCGCTGGACGTCGACGCGTCCTCCGCGCAGGGCTTCGACCGGGCGGAACAGCTGGTCAGCCGCCTGATCGAGGCGACCGGCGTGGACCGCTCGAAGATCGCCGGCGTCGGTCTCGGCGTCCCCGGCCCGATCGACCTGGAGTCCGGGACGCTGGGCTCCTCCGCGATCCTGCCCGGCTGGATCGGCACCCGACCCGCCGAGGAACTGCGCGGCCGGCTCGGCGTCCCCGTCCACGTCGACAACGACGCCAACCTCGGCGCGCTCGGCGAGATGGTGTGGGGGAGCGGCCGGGGCGTCCGTGATCTTGCTTACATCAAGGTCGCCAGCGGCGTCGGCGCGGGCCTCGTCATCAACGGGCGGATCTACCGGGGTCCGGGCGGCACGGCGGGCGAGATCGGGCACATCACGCTCGACGAGTCCGGCCCCGTCTGCCGGTGCGGGAACCGGGGCTGCCTGGAGACGTTCACCGCCGCGCGCTACGTCCTGCCACTCCTTCGGCCCAGTCACGGCCCGGAACTCACGGTCGAGGGCATGGTGCGCCTCGCGCGGGACGGAGACCCCGGCTGCCGCCGTGTCATCGCTGATGTGGGGCGCCACATCGGCAGCGGCGTCGCCAACCTCTGCAACCTGCTCAACCCCAGCAGAGTCGTCCTCGGCGGGGATCTCGCGGAGGCCGGAGAGCTGGTACTGGGGCCGATCCGGGAGTCCGTCGGGCGCTACGCCATCCCCAGCGCGGCACGTCAACTGACCGTGCTGCCGGGGGCGTTGGGGGGCCGCGCGGAGGTCCTCGGGGCGCTCGCGCTGGCCCTGAGCGAGATGGGCGATTCGACGCTTTTGGACGGCACGCTGACGTCCGCTACACCCGCCTTCACTTAG
- a CDS encoding carbohydrate ABC transporter permease produces MKTTETPAPAPLAKVSGDTPPAPRAKREGGVLNVFSHGVLILWAVMVVLPLVWAVMTSFKTDSSIFNSPWALPDRLHFENWGRAWTEADMGDYFFNTLVVVGGSLVGTLVLGSMAAYVLARFEFPGNRFVYYLFVGGMSFPVMLALVPLFYVVNNMGLLNTIHGLILVYIAYSLPFTVFFLTAFFRTLPTSVAEAAFVDGASHSRTFFQIMLPMARPALVSVGIFNFLGQWNQYLLPTVLNTDPDKRVLTQGLVQLAVSQGYKGDWSGLFAGLVMAMLPVLGAYVVFQRQVVAGLTAGAVK; encoded by the coding sequence ATGAAGACCACCGAGACACCCGCTCCCGCGCCGCTCGCCAAGGTCTCCGGCGACACCCCTCCCGCGCCGCGCGCCAAGCGGGAGGGGGGCGTCCTCAACGTCTTCTCGCACGGCGTGCTGATCCTGTGGGCCGTGATGGTCGTCCTGCCGCTGGTGTGGGCGGTGATGACGTCGTTCAAGACCGACTCCTCGATCTTCAACTCGCCCTGGGCGCTGCCCGACCGGCTGCACTTCGAGAACTGGGGCCGGGCCTGGACCGAGGCCGACATGGGCGACTACTTCTTCAACACGCTCGTGGTGGTGGGCGGTTCGCTCGTCGGGACGCTGGTCCTCGGCTCCATGGCCGCCTACGTGCTGGCCCGCTTCGAGTTCCCCGGCAACCGGTTCGTCTACTACCTGTTCGTCGGCGGCATGAGCTTCCCGGTGATGCTCGCCCTGGTCCCGCTGTTCTACGTCGTGAACAACATGGGCCTGCTCAACACCATCCACGGGCTGATCCTGGTCTACATCGCCTACTCGCTGCCGTTCACCGTCTTCTTCCTGACGGCGTTCTTCCGCACCCTGCCCACCTCCGTCGCCGAGGCGGCGTTCGTCGACGGCGCCTCGCACAGCCGGACCTTCTTCCAGATCATGCTGCCCATGGCCCGGCCCGCCCTGGTCAGCGTCGGCATCTTCAACTTCCTCGGCCAGTGGAACCAGTACCTGCTGCCCACGGTCCTCAACACGGACCCCGACAAACGCGTCCTCACCCAGGGCCTCGTCCAGCTCGCCGTCAGCCAGGGCTACAAGGGCGACTGGTCAGGGCTCTTCGCGGGCCTGGTGATGGCGATGCTGCCGGTGCTCGGGGCGTACGTCGTCTTCCAGCGCCAGGTCGTCGCGGGGCTCACCGCGGGCGCCGTGAAGTGA
- a CDS encoding carbohydrate ABC transporter permease has translation MRHGQYRFIAGFLALPLGIYGLFVLWPFVQSIYYSFTDWTGLSPEFKMVGFANYRRMFEDDVFWKSLQHSLLFAVLLPLVTIGLALFLAFMINVGGRRRKGGPAVTGVRGSSFYKIVYFFPQVLSIVIVALLFAFAYNPDSGAINSILRGVGLDGVQPLWLGDPDLALWCVMAVLVWSTVGFFVVLFSAGMASIPADLYEAALLDGAGRAATFFRITLPLLWDTVQSGWVYMGILALGAESFAVVQVMTVGPGGPDYSTTVLTLYVYQTAFRDGQAAYATTIGVALLVVTLAFAAVVMRLGRRERLEY, from the coding sequence ATGCGGCACGGCCAGTACCGGTTCATCGCCGGGTTTCTCGCACTGCCCCTGGGGATCTACGGCCTGTTCGTCCTGTGGCCGTTCGTCCAGTCGATCTACTACTCGTTCACCGACTGGACCGGCCTGAGCCCCGAATTCAAGATGGTCGGGTTCGCGAATTACCGGCGGATGTTCGAGGACGACGTCTTCTGGAAATCGCTGCAGCACAGCCTGCTCTTCGCGGTGCTGCTGCCGCTCGTGACCATCGGTCTCGCCCTCTTCCTCGCCTTCATGATCAATGTGGGCGGCCGGCGGAGAAAGGGCGGACCGGCGGTCACGGGCGTCCGGGGATCCTCGTTCTACAAGATCGTCTATTTCTTTCCGCAGGTCCTGTCGATCGTCATCGTCGCGCTGCTGTTCGCCTTCGCCTACAACCCGGACAGCGGCGCGATCAACTCGATCCTGCGGGGAGTGGGCCTCGACGGCGTACAGCCGCTGTGGCTCGGCGATCCGGATCTCGCGCTGTGGTGCGTGATGGCCGTGCTGGTCTGGTCCACCGTCGGCTTCTTCGTCGTCCTGTTCTCCGCCGGCATGGCGTCGATCCCGGCCGACCTGTACGAGGCGGCGCTGCTGGACGGCGCCGGGCGGGCCGCGACGTTCTTCCGCATCACCCTGCCGCTGCTGTGGGACACCGTGCAGTCCGGCTGGGTCTACATGGGCATCCTCGCCCTCGGTGCCGAGTCGTTCGCCGTCGTCCAGGTCATGACCGTGGGCCCCGGCGGACCCGACTACTCGACGACGGTGCTCACGCTGTACGTGTACCAGACGGCGTTCCGGGACGGTCAGGCCGCCTACGCCACCACCATCGGCGTCGCCCTGCTCGTCGTCACGCTCGCGTTCGCCGCGGTCGTGATGCGGCTGGGGCGGCGGGAGCGGCTGGAGTACTGA
- the ngcE gene encoding N-acetylglucosamine/diacetylchitobiose ABC transporter substrate-binding protein: MGSTSAESRGPAGVGRRTMIRTTAALGLGAVPAVSLLTSCASGGGDSEEKAKTGTKTAQNPLGVNDSATLEFVLFDGGFGTAYATDAVKTYEKAFPKAKVKFSATQKIQTVLSPRFNQGTPPDLIDNSGAEQMDMGILAGKKQLTDLTPLLDAPSYDDPAKKVRDTLRPGIVEMGQLDGDPVWILYYAYTVYGVWYSQKALDALDATYPETWDQMLAVCEKAKKKGMAGWTYAGKYPYYLPFSLYPMIGKVGGREVLDAIDNLEPNAWKHPAVKTCFEAYYELYKKGYVLRGTPGLDHIQSQTAWAQGKALFIPNGSWVENESANVMPADFDLAVSAPTGIDASDKMPFGTLWASGGEPFIVPAKAANALGGMEQLRIMLSEASSRNFTAKVKSLSAFDGGTDGITLTPGLKSGVAALAKAGANVLNPRLQDWYVKLQKEQIGVSGLGEMMAGRLTPVEAINKIQGYADAAAKDTSIKHYKHQ, encoded by the coding sequence ATGGGATCCACATCCGCAGAAAGCCGGGGACCGGCAGGCGTCGGCCGCCGCACGATGATCAGGACGACGGCGGCACTCGGCCTCGGCGCCGTCCCCGCCGTCTCGCTGCTCACCTCCTGCGCCAGCGGCGGCGGCGACAGCGAGGAGAAGGCGAAGACGGGGACGAAGACCGCGCAGAACCCGCTCGGCGTGAACGATTCCGCGACCCTGGAGTTCGTCCTGTTCGACGGCGGTTTCGGCACCGCGTACGCGACGGACGCGGTGAAGACGTACGAGAAGGCGTTCCCCAAGGCCAAGGTGAAGTTCTCGGCCACCCAGAAGATCCAGACCGTCCTGTCGCCCCGCTTCAACCAGGGCACCCCGCCCGACCTGATCGACAACTCCGGCGCCGAACAGATGGACATGGGCATCCTGGCCGGCAAGAAGCAGCTCACCGACCTCACCCCGCTGCTCGACGCCCCGTCCTACGACGACCCCGCCAAGAAGGTCCGCGACACCCTGCGCCCCGGCATCGTCGAGATGGGGCAGCTCGACGGCGACCCGGTGTGGATCCTGTACTACGCCTACACCGTGTACGGCGTCTGGTACTCCCAGAAGGCCCTGGACGCCCTCGACGCGACGTACCCCGAGACCTGGGACCAGATGCTCGCGGTGTGCGAGAAGGCCAAGAAGAAGGGTATGGCCGGCTGGACGTACGCGGGCAAGTACCCGTACTACCTGCCCTTCTCGCTGTACCCGATGATCGGCAAGGTCGGCGGCCGCGAAGTCCTCGACGCGATCGACAACCTGGAGCCGAACGCCTGGAAACACCCGGCCGTCAAGACCTGCTTCGAGGCGTACTACGAGCTCTACAAGAAGGGGTACGTCCTCAGAGGTACCCCCGGTCTGGACCACATCCAGTCCCAGACGGCGTGGGCGCAGGGCAAGGCGCTGTTCATCCCCAACGGCTCCTGGGTCGAGAACGAGTCGGCGAACGTCATGCCCGCCGACTTCGACCTCGCGGTCTCCGCGCCGACCGGCATCGACGCCTCCGACAAGATGCCGTTCGGCACGCTCTGGGCGTCCGGCGGCGAGCCGTTCATCGTCCCCGCGAAGGCGGCCAACGCCCTCGGCGGCATGGAGCAGTTGCGCATCATGCTGAGCGAGGCGTCGTCGCGGAACTTCACCGCCAAGGTCAAGTCGCTGAGCGCCTTCGACGGCGGCACCGACGGCATCACCCTGACCCCCGGTCTGAAGTCGGGCGTCGCCGCGCTGGCGAAGGCCGGCGCCAACGTCCTCAACCCCCGGCTCCAGGACTGGTACGTCAAGCTCCAGAAGGAGCAGATCGGCGTCTCCGGGCTCGGCGAGATGATGGCCGGCCGGCTCACCCCCGTCGAGGCGATCAACAAGATCCAGGGGTACGCCGACGCCGCCGCGAAGGACACGTCCATCAAGCACTACAAACACCAGTAA